The following is a genomic window from Pieris rapae chromosome 24, ilPieRapa1.1, whole genome shotgun sequence.
GATCGATGGAGTCACCTTTTTTGACTTACCTGTTTACACCTGCTTGCCAGGTAATTACACACTGAAATGAGTAGGCAAGTCTACTTAATATCTTGTAATCCGAAATAATGAAGTAGTTGTTATACAGGAGCATGGTGTTCCTCCTGGTAATTGGATTAagggtaaaataattaaaagggaAATTTGAGCCGATTATTATTTCCGCCTTGCCTGCGGCGTTGTCACCTTTTTTGCTCATCcgagtaaaaattaattatttaattttaaagtatttattggtCTTAATTAAGGCTAAAATTGATGTCtttatgcaaataatttaacatagaGACAAAACATAACATTTGCAAACGAGTGCTTCTTTTCTAAatcgttgattttttttaattattttatggccTGGTAACGTCTAATCGTTGAAAATCCAAAAAGTTTATCTGTGtgacattttaataacagattcaaaatactatttatagcACGTAACTGAAATACTTGCATTATAAGGAGCCTTCATAGGGTTTCTGATTATATCTGTAGTTTGCATTTAAAACACGTTTTTAAAaccgttttaataaaaaaagaaattatatttttaaatttccctacgaaagacaatattaacaataacttaacaattaatgagttttataattcgttttctttttttcccTTTAGAAACATcgtttttaattgcttttttttatcaaaaaagtgAATATAAATAGGAATAAACGCAAAGTATACCTAATCAGAAAAATGTTTGTGCAACTGGGGTTGGTGCTCCTACTTTCTTGCGGACTTCTGGGTGAGAatccatttatatatttattcgaaCAAGGCCAGGATTGATCCCTGGCCTCGTTTGTATAAATATCttccttaataatataataattaaataataatagcttcCCTACCAATTCTCTCACACATCACTCGATGCTTTCATTACTCGTTCGATCGCGCAGAATTCTCTTCTTGATTTAAATCCTCGAGGCGAATGAGTTGGTTACATACACTTTGACATAAGAATGTATGATCTGTGATCTGTAAGTCTCAGACGAAATGAGCCGCCTTCAAATTCTTCCACTTGTCTCTGAACCTCGTCACCATTTTCCAAACATTTATTCCATCCTTATCCCTTTTATTCCGTCTTCCCAGCTTATTGATGGGCGTGCTCTCCTTTTTCTTCCCACTGGGCCATTCCAAGTAAGGGTTCTATTCCGGTCTTTTTTGACCGATCAGTCATCACAATCGCGTTATTCATAAGTAAAATCATTGGCTGGctaataaatgtgtttattcacAGGCGAGTCGGATACATTTGGCGGAGATACGCGGATCGTAGGGGGTCGAGATGCTCCAGAGAACGTTGCAGTTTACCAAGTCTCCATACGTAGGCACAACAGTAATCAAGAATGGCACTCTTGTGGCGGCTCTATCATACACGAAGAATGGGTGTTAACAGCTGCTCACTGCACATATGGGTcagtaacattattatatataagattagaACATTATAAGATTCCTTCAAGATTCATATGGTTAGGAAACCTGTTTTGTATTCTggataaatatagcctatgttgCTCTGGGATTTGATATTCTTATGGTAAGATTTAAAGAACTGGCCTACTGGCACTGTTGTTCTTCTGGCTTCAGCTTATGATTTTCATTACTGAGATTGTACATGTGCACCATTGTGTTAGGTAAAGGCTgctcacctacttgcctattagaaatgatAATGTAATAGAAACAGACATAGCCCAAACCAAAAGGATGTAATGttgcagatttttttattcgttaaaTACTaacattataatgtaattcCTATTCTACGTGATATAGTAGATATTTCATGTACCCCTcttctgaataaatatttcacgtacacaatgataaatttaaacacttGTGAAACTCAAAGTAATCGAATCCAATGCCGTATCATacgtaaaataagtttttaacaatttattgcacacatttaaaaacacacGTATATTTGATACGTAATTACAATATTCCATGACCTAAAtggttgaaataataatatttaaaaattgataaataaaattaaaatcaagttaaaattatttattccctGTGGCAGTACCTTTGATGCTGGCATTTCCTGGCTGTATTGTGATATTCACTTTCGAGGAAAACACCAGCTCAGAGGTTACCGGTACCATATATGTAcccaattttaatttacagtatTAACGCCGATGCACTGACCATAGTGGTTGGCACAACCCAACTTCAATCTGGTGGCGACcgttacaaaataaagaaaatcatcAATCACGAGAATTTTGCAAGACATAATTTGAGAAATGACATAGCTCTGTTAAAAGTCGATGGCAAAATCCAAATGAAAAGGAACGTTCGGGCAATCAGATTGAAGAAACAGCCTTTGGCGACTGGATCAACTTGTGCACTGACAGGATGGGGGAAACTTCACGTGAGTACTCAGACAAATTAGGTACAACAAgaaaagagtttattgccagttcttctcttccgttttacgcccttgatttgagaactggcagtaaatgtaaaattagattcatttaatattttttttttttgccgttcataagtgtacattatgttacctacatgaataaatgaattttgactttgacttttgacttttaGTCGGTATTGGAATTTGTCAAAGGTAGGTTAATTTGTCTgtcattttttatctttaaacgagcaattcttgtatatatatatacaattggaatctcggaatcggttccaacgattttcaggcaatttagtatacgggggcgttaaatcgatctagctaggaatgatgatgatttttttctttaaataacctACTTTAAATAACCTAATAAACCAagtttatggaagagctgggaaccctgacacaggtttttttttacttaaaagggtttccaaatcttacactttgaaaagaaaatgtgctgaaatatatgtttatatttgtagCCCGTATTCCCAGAGTTCTTCTTAACATAAATTagaagaaaaacaatattgcCAATATATTGTATCTGACActctattttctttaaattattaacacaagtatacaattaatacaagtgaaaagttaattacttttataattagttttctttattcctttcgaaacaatttttaattttttttttttcaaaaagaaaattaatataaataagtgtaaTGGCAAAGTATACCTAATCAGAAAAATGTTTGTACAACTGGGGTTGGTGCTCCTACTTTCACGTGGACTTCTGggtaataattgatttatatatttatccgAAGAGGCCTGGGATAGATTCTTCCCTACTAAGGCTCTCACACATCACTTGATTCCTTTCCTGTTCGAACGCGCAGAATTGACTCCGTTATTTGCATCCTCGAGGCGAATGAGTTGGTTACATACACAAtgacataaaaatgtattatctgTAATCTATAAATCCCTGTGATTTCGATCATTATGTTTAACATTACCAGCTCCGACGGAGTGAGCCTCTTCGAATTCTTCTACTTGTCTCTGAACCTCGTCACCATTTTCCAAACATTTATTCCATCCTTATCCCTTTTATTCCATCTTTCCAGGTTATTGATGTGCGTGATCTCTTTTTTCTTCCCACCGAGCCATTCGAAGTATGACCCTTACTTGGAAAAAAGTGGGTGAAAAAAGTGTCTGGTCTTTTTTCACCCATCTGTCATCACTATCGCGGGCGTAAGTCATAACATTGCGGCTGGCTAATTAATCTGTTTATTCACAGGCGAGTCTGATGCATTTGGTGGAGAAACGCGGATCGTAGGGGATCAATATGCTTCGCAGAACTTCGCGATGTACCAACTCTCCATACGTAGGCACCACAATAATAAAGAACGGCACTCGTGCGGCGGCTCTATCATACACGAGGAATGGGTTTTAACAGGTGCCCACTGCACATTTGGGTAAGTAACATTGTACTCTGTATCCATTGGTGAGGTCGCAAGGTTTAGTTTTGCTAGTGTCGGGTTTAATTTTGCTAGTGCCGGCGGATCAATTAGAGAAACACGTCTTTAACTTTTGAATGTATAATGACAACTAAAAACTGAATCACCATAAGCCGCCCACCAAAGGACTACTAAAGTCCTTTCAAAATAAGCaagattaacaaaatttatctgTAATTAATCACATGTTCTGAGTTTGCTTCTACAACAATCATTAAGTTATTACGTATAGGCATATGATGCTTCAGAAAGAAtttatacaagaaaaatagtaaaataataaatgttatcaacTATATAGCACTAATCGATTTCGATGGGCATCGCACATAGTTTGGTTACGCATCTCTTTGTTATATGATCTCCATTCTTTACACTATAGACTCTGGTAAGACCATCAGTTGCACTCCTCCATGCAGCGTCTTCAAATGTGCTTCTGCGACCACTAAATAGGTAAGTCTATTTGCGTGACCCAAAATGGTTGGGTGCTTCACTTCATTAGCCAGTTCAGAGTTCCTGAGCCGACCGCCCACCTTAAGGGTTCCATCTTTGTCAAGGTAAGGATCTAGTGCTTTTAGTTTGCTTGTTTACTTAActcttttctttgtttttaacgaATCTATATCTTCTGTAAATTCTTCTTCTTGTGCTCTTTTTATACAGATTTGCATCGATATGTGTAGTTCTTCAGTCGTGATTTTACTATCTATTCTGTcctttaatgttttttgtttcaggaATCTTCGGCAGTATGTGATTGTTCTAAGTAGCTCTAATAGTGTATCAAATTCTTCAAATTGTGTGAGTAGTCTCTTCTCTTGTtcatttttgttgtaaattatttttaaattttgtattttattatttttcctttcaataTCTGTTTGTTTGAGTGGACTGTATCTTCGATTGTTGTAACCAGTCTGGCCCATGCCACCataaatcacattttttaagattttctaCTAGCATCCCCCTGGAACCAACATCAGCTGGATTATCTTGAGTTTGAACGTGATACCACTGACTGCAAGATACATTGGTTGTAATCTCAACAACTCTGTTTGCCACAAACACCTTCCAGTTGTTTGGCTCTCCAAAGAACCATGCTAGGACAATGGACGAATCTGTCCAAGCATAAATTTGAGTTGCAGGTATTCTCATTGCTTGACCAACTTGCTTAAGCAATCTTGAGAGTAACAACGCGCCGCAGAGCTCCAAACGAGGTAAGGATATTGTTTTCAATGGAGCTACTCTTGTTCTTGCTGCGATAAGCGTCGTTTTGTTCGTACCGTCTGGGTACGTCACTCTGCAATATACTACAGCGCTATATGCTTGGATGGATGCATCGCTGAAACCGTGGAGTTCGATGGACTCTCTGTTGGCGCACGTTGTACCTACCCATCTTTCTATGTAGATTCCATTCACATAAAGGTCAGATCGCAATGTGATCCACTTGCTGGCTATTTTTGAATTCAATGCATTGTCCCAAGTTATCTTTTCCAGCCATAGTTCTTGCATTAGTATTTTTGTCAGAACGATGCTAGGCGCAATCCAGCCGAGTGGGTCAAACAGCTTTTGGATGTCAGACAGAATGCTTCGCTTCGTGATCACTTCATTGATTGAAGGTAAGTTTAAATTGTACTCGAATCTGTCTTTTCCTAAATTCCATTGTACGCCAAGTGCCTTTATTGTTCCATCAATCTTTAGTTCCAGATTAGCATTAGACGATCTATTGCTAGGATCAACTGTTTCCAAGAATTCTCGTCTGTTGGACGACCATTTCTTTAGTTCAAATCCGCCCAAATGAAGAAGTTCTCTAACATCTTGACTATTCTTTATTGCTTGTTGCAGACTGTCACTTCCAGACACTACGTCATCCACGTAGAAATCTTCACGCAATATCTTAGCAGCTTCTGGATACCGGTCGCCTTCATCTTCTGCCAATTTCATAAGGGTTCTTACGGCGAGATAGGGAGCAGCAGCTGTTCCAAATGTAACAGTCAACAATCTGTAGTCTTTAACTTCTTCAGATTGGTCGTTTCTCCACAAAATTTGATAATCTGTGTCTTCTTGGTCAACCGATATCATACGGTACATTTTCTGGATATCAGCAACAAAACAAATGGCGTGAGTTCTCCGCCTCATTATCAGGTTTCTCAGATCGTCTTGCAGTACAGGACCCGTCAACAGTTCGTCATTGAGAGAGACCTTGCACGAGGCGTCAAATACGACACGAGTCTTCGTAGTTTCTTTATCATTACGGATCACGGCGTGGTGAGGTAGGtagactgatttattatttatttcttctttatgTATTTCTTCGATATGTTTTAGATCTATGTAGTCTTGAATTACTTTCTTATATTCTTgctttaattctttattttgattgAACCTTCTTTCTAATTGCATTAGTCTTTTCATTGCTATTTCTCTCGTGTTTCCGTCTGTTGATTTAGGTTCTTCAATGTTGAATGGTAATTTGACAACGTATCTTCCACATTTATCTCGCTTCTGTGTCTTAGTGTATATATCTTCACATAACTGTTCGTTTTgtgttaggtttcttttcgtATCTTCATCAACTTCCCATATTGTTTTCAGTAAATCTTCTATATCAACTTCTTGTTTCATGACCGTTAAGGATTGCTCATGATTGACCTTGATGTCAATTCCACCCATAAGGATCCATCCCAGGTATGTATCTTGTGCGCATGGTGTACCTGGTGGACCTTTGATTAATCCCTTCTTCATTCTGTTTACATACTCATTGACACCCAACAGCAGATCAATGTTACAGGAAGCGGAATATGTTTCATCTGCCAGTTGAATGCCAGCAAGGTGCGGCCAATCTCTTCTTATTATTGTGCCCGAATGTATGTTAGAGGTTAAGGGCTTCGTCATCACGTAGGCTTTAAtaggtaaaatgaaattgttcCATCGTGATGATACATTAACATTAACTTCATGCCTCACTCTAACCTTCGTGGACTCAAGTCCGGACACGATAAGATCTACTGCTCTCTTCTGTAGTTTCAGGATCTGAGTTGCCTTCTCACTTATAAAACATGCTTGAGATCCTGAGTCTATTAGCGCCTTCAATGTAGTAGTATATCCACGttcattctttaaaattactattgaaGTGGCTAATAGTGAAATTGTCTGTTTCCGCCCTGCGTGATAGTGTGACGCAACCATTGCTTGAACTTCCTTTTCTTCTACATTTGCTTGATTGGATGACATCGGTTGATTAGCTACAACATGAAAAGCCGATGCCTCCCCGTAATTAGATAGATGTAGAAGAGTGTGGTGACGTCTCTTACATACACGGCATAATGTTGGCAAACGGCACCTAAACACCGAATGTCCAACCCCGAGGCAGTTGAAACAGAGCTTGTTTGTTTTGACATGTTCTCTACGTTCGTTTGGTGACATCTTGGTGAATACGTTACAATGGCATAACGTGTGCGCATCTGTACATAAAGCACAATTTCTTTGCTTTGGTCTTTCTGTGGCTATAACGTGAAGGACTCGTTCCTTGGCAAGCTTTGAAGTAGTGGTGGAATTGACTAATTCCAATGTTCTGAACTTTGCCTCCAAAAACTTGCGCTGATCCCTCCAAGTCGACAAATCCTGAGAGTTCTCTGAGTAAGAATTTTGTTCCCACTCCTTCTGGGATCCTGGGTTCAACTTCTGTGCGAccagaaatataattactggATCCCAAGACTCCGTCGACACCTCCAAATTTTCTAGACTTTGTAATACTTCGTTGGTGGTGTCGAGTAGAGATTTCAGTGGTGTTGCGGCTTGGCTGGTACATTTCTTCTGGGCAAAAAGTCGCTTCAACAATGCATTCACTATTAGACGCTTGTTCCCATATCGATGGTTCAGCGTTCCCCATGCTTGAATGTAGTTAGCGCTGGTTACTGAAATGTGCTTCAATAAAGTCGCTGCTTCACCTGTCACACTGCTTTTTAAGTAATGGAGTTTTTCGACGTCGCTTAGTGTTGTACAATTATGGACGAGTGATgaaaacaaatacttaaaactaGGCCAGAGTTCGTACTCGCCCGAAAAAAGAGGTAAATGTATAGCCGGGAGGTAAACTTTCTTATTTTGCTGTTCTTCTGGCGGCGATTGTGTACTGTTGTCAGACTCGACTGCCGCCAACATGTCTTTTAAATCTCCCAACATACACAAGTATAAATCTTCTTGTATAAAAACTTCCTCATTCTCGATGAATAGGGCTATGTTTTCGAGTATATTAATTGCCTTTTCGGATTCTGTGGCCATTTTTCATACGTATCAGTCGAAAATCTCACACTAaaacttgtaaattaaatgattcgtCGGCGcgaaaatacttaaatgtctTTTAAATTACACTTAGCTTCAACCGGGCGCTCGCTCATCGCTCAGGAATGCAGTTCTTTTGTTTGCGGAAACCGGTTCTCGATACAatgttattcaatttttatgtgGCTCGAAGTCGACCATATGGTGAGGTCGCAAGGTTTAGTTTTGCTAGTGTCGGGTTTAATTTTGCTAGTGCCGGCGGATCAATTAGAGAAACACGTCTTTAACTTTTGAATGTATAATGACAACTAAAAACTGAATCACCATCCATTTTTTTCTGAATATGAATGTAGGCTATATTGCTCAGGATTTGGTCATTctaatggttttttttatagtaccgggggcaaacgggcagaaggctcacctgatgattGTTTAAGTAATTCTTTTCTAAGAATaccataccaattcttaaaagaccctCGCGACCtacgcgagccctctggcattgagagtgtccagtgtccgcggcggtatcacttaacaacaggtgagcctcctgcccgtttgccccctgttctataaaaaaaaagtttcaaagaATGAGAGcactgttggcctagtggcttcagcttaTGATTCTTATCCCTGAGATTGTAGGTGTGCACCATGACTTTCAGTCTACGGTAAAGACTCACCTACACGCCTTTTAGAAATAGTCATGGAACATATACAGAAACATGAAGCCCAAACCAAAAGGTTGTGAAGTTGCAGATTTTGTATTCGTTAAATACTATCTTTATAGTGTAATTCCTATTATATGTGTTAAACtagatatttcttttatttttacgaaaacattgataaatttaaacacttaTGAAActcaaagtaataaaagcCATATCATAcgcaaaatgtgtttttaacaatttattgtatatctatactaatattataaagaggaaaggtttgattttttgtttgtttgtatgaattgaataggctccgaaactacttggcagatttgaaaaattctttcactgttggaaagctacatcattcctgagtgacataggctatatttcattttcaaaaaaaataggcatccttactaaaattacgataacattaacatttgtttattatttgatacaattctaacagatggcgctgagttaaaggtagtttagtttaggtccgtgtcgtggtaccaacgtttcacataagttctcctacggttacccttgattaatttactactatgtaatataacaaaaaccttagccacagcaacgcttggccgagtctgctagtttataataaatctgtaATTTGTTCTAATTTTCAatgagttttgttttttacatttactacaaagatttaaaatacacaaatatacgtATTTACAATAGTCCTTGACCTAAAtggttgaaataataatattaaaaaattgacattaaaatcaaactaaaataatttgtactatGACCATATCTATCCAATTTGAATTTACAGTATTGACGCCGAAGCACTATCCATAGTGGTTGGGACAATCCAACTGAGATCTGGTGGCGACCGTTACAAAATAAAGAGAATTATCAATCACGAGAAATACACAAGGAAAGCTTTGAGAAATGACATAGCTCTGATTAAAATTGATGGCAAAATCAAAATGAAGAAAAACGTTGGGGCAATCAAATTGGGTAAACAGCCTGTGGCTGCAGGATCAACTTGTGCTCTGACAGGATGGGGTAAAATTGACGTAAGTACTCAGACAAATTAGGTGATAGTTATCAAATTTTCGAGACCTAACTACCTAGTCAAAGGCGGTACTAGAAATCCTTAAAGGTTTTCAGGTTAATTTGTCTGTGCTTTATGTGTAGTAAagggaaaatattaaatatttgtaaacagACTTTGTGGTAAGAAATGGACACTTGAATGTATGcaattaaattgtttcacAGAATCGTGGAGGTGTGCCGAACAAACTTCAATTTCTGCTCTTCAAGAGTATTAGCAATGCAGACTGCACCAAGCAGTTAAAAGGTACCAACCTCCTACCCATCGATGACAAACAGCTCTGCGTGAGACCTCTAAATATGAGGGTTGCTTGTAATGTAAGTTTATCATGGTGACATAGGATAAGATTCGGAGTAACAACTACAGTCGTTGCCATGGTTACTATTACTTTTACAGAATTCAGAATTCAAACCCCCGAGATTAACAATAATGTTCAATTCATATATTCAAGCATAACTTCTTTAGGGCGACTCAGGAGCTCCTCTGGTCAGTTCTGATGGAAAGAAAGGCCTTGTTCAAGTTGGAGTAATGTCTTGGAGGACTGCGTGCGGTAGAAACTACCCAGATGTTTTTGCATCTGTCTCCGGTTATTATGACTGGATTGCGAAAAATATGAAggattaaattatgtatttcgaCAAATCATAAGTTGCTTACCTACATATAAAAGTCTAAagtctattttaaaatgtaaagcaGTATTCAgactacatataataaatagcaataaGTCACGCCACatgtgaaaatataaatttttattttaaacgacACGTTTTTTTCTTCACTGTTGCCTAAGTCTAACCTAACTAatagaacataaaatatagtcTACATAAAGGAAATacacttttttactttttcaaaTGAACACggaagaaacaaaataaaatattttcgtgtGAAGGTCGATTTACGTCAGACGGGCGATTGCTCTGAAAGATTCTTTCATTGATTTTAGTGTGTTCACGAAGATTCTATGGAATATTCTAAGAATCGCTCGCTGGATATAAACCGtgccaatattata
Proteins encoded in this region:
- the LOC110999556 gene encoding chymotrypsin-2-like isoform X1, which produces MGETSRESDAFGGETRIVGDQYASQNFAMYQLSIRRHHNNKERHSCGGSIIHEEWVLTGAHCTFGIDAEALSIVVGTIQLRSGGDRYKIKRIINHEKYTRKALRNDIALIKIDGKIKMKKNVGAIKLGKQPVAAGSTCALTGWGKIDNRGGVPNKLQFLLFKSISNADCTKQLKGTNLLPIDDKQLCVRPLNMRVACNGDSGAPLVSSDGKKGLVQVGVMSWRTACGRNYPDVFASVSGYYDWIAKNMKD
- the LOC110999556 gene encoding chymotrypsin-2-like isoform X2; amino-acid sequence: MGETSRESDAFGGETRIVGDQYASQNFAMYQLSIRRHHNNKERHSCGGSIIHEEWVLTGAHCTFGIDAEALSIVVGTIQLRSGGDRYKIKRIINHEKYTRKALRNDIALIKIDGKIKMKKNVGAIKLGKQPVAAGSTCALTGWGKIDNRGGVPNKLQFLLFKSISNADCTKQLKGRLRSSSGQF